The genomic DNA GCCGCGACAGCCGGATCCTGATCACCATCGGCGCCTGTGCGACCGCGGGCGGCATCCAGGCGCTGCGCAATACCCTGAATCACGACGCCCTCAGGGCGTCGGTCTATCCCAGCCCGCAGTTTATCGACGCGCTGGAGACCTCGACGCCGATCGCCGACCACGTCGAGGTCGACTACGAGCTGCGCGGCTGCCCGATCGACAAGCACCAGCTGATCGAGGCGATCACCGCCCTGACCAAGGGCCGCAAGCCGTCGATCCCCGACTACAGCCAGTGCGCCGAGTGCAAGCTGGCGGGCACGGCCTGTGTCACGGTCACCAAGGGCATCCCCTGCCTGGGACCGGTCACCCAGGGCGGCTGCGGCAACCTCTGCCCAAAGATCGGGCGCGGCTGCTACGGCTGCTTCGGCCCCAAGGAGGGCGCCAACACCGCGGCACTGGCGGCGGAGCTGGCCAAGCTCGGCGCCGACCGGCGCACCATCAGAGACTTGTTCGGCGGTTTCGCCGCGGGCGCGCCCGCCTTCGCCTCGGAGCGTCGCAACCATGACGGATAGAACGCGCACCATCCAGGTCGACGCCCTCGCTCGGGTCGAGGGCGAGGGACGCTTCAAGGTCCGCCTCGAGGGCGACAAGGTGGTGCAGTCGGAGTTCGGCATCTTCGAGCCGCCGCGCTACTTCGAAGGCCTGCTGCGGGGCCGCTCGTTCCGTGACGCCCCGGACGTCACCTCCCGGATCTGCGGGATCTGCCCGATCGCCTACATCATGGGCGCCTGCCAGGCCATGGAGGCCGCGCTCGGCTGGCGAATCCCCCGGCCGATCGGTGAGCTGCGCCGCCTGATCTACTGCGGGGAATGGATCCAGAGCCACGTACTGCACACCCACATGCTGCACGCGCCGGACTTCCTCGGATTCCAGGACTCGATCGAGCTGGCCCGGTCGAACCGCACCTTGGTGGAGAACGGTCTCGCGGCGAAGAAGATGGGCAACCGCCTGATGGAGGTGATCGGCGGCCGCAGCGTCCACCCGGTCAACACGCGGGTCGGCGGCTTCTACCGCGCGCCGTCAGCCGAAGAGGTGCGCGCCCTGGTACCCGAGCTGGAGCGCTGCGAGGCGCTCTCCGTGGCTGCGCTCGACACCTTCTCCGGTTTCGACTTTCCCGACCTCGAGGTCGACTACCTCTTCGTCGCCATGCGGCACGAGACCGACTATCCGATCACCGAGGGACGCATCGTCTCCTCGGCCGGCCTCGACATTGGCGTCGAGAACTTCTCCGAACACTTCGAGGAGCGCCAGGTCCCCCACTCCAACGCCTTCCAGGGCGCGACCGTCGACGGGCAGCCCTACTTCGTCGGCCCGCTGGCGCGCTTCAACCTCAACGCCGACCGCCTCCCTGCAGATATCCTGGGTCTCGCGGAACGGGCCGGACTCGTTCCCGGCTGCCGCAACCCCTTCAAGAGCCTGCTGGCCCGCCAGGTCGAGACGATCTACGCCTTCCGGGAAGCCGCCCGGCTCGCCGGCGCCTATGCGCCGCCCGATCCCAGCTTCGTCGACGCGCCCCTGCGCGCCGGGGTCGGCCACGGCATCACCGAAGCGCCGCGCGGCATCTGCTACCACCGCTACGAGGTCGCCGAGGACGGCGCCATCGTCTCCGCGGCCATCGTCCCGCCCACGTCGCAGAACCAGCGGCAGATCGAGCTCGACCTGGTCAGCACGGTCGAGCGGTTCCATGAGCTGAACGATGACGATCTGCAGTGGCGCTGCGAACAGGCGATCCGCAACTATGATCCCTGCATTTCCTGCGCGACGCATTTCCTCAAGCTCGATATTGAGCGCGCCTGAACCCGGGATCTTCATCGGCGTCGGACACGCCGAGCGGCAGGACGACGGGGTCGGCCCCTTCGTCGCCAACGGCCTGCGCGCACGCGGCCTGCCGGCGCTGGTCCACGAGGGCGACGGCACCGGACTGCTCGACCGCTGGCACTCCCGGCGCGCCTGCATCGTGATCGACGCCGTGGCGGACGCCGGAGCGGCGGGC from Kiloniellales bacterium includes the following:
- a CDS encoding nickel-dependent hydrogenase large subunit, yielding MTDRTRTIQVDALARVEGEGRFKVRLEGDKVVQSEFGIFEPPRYFEGLLRGRSFRDAPDVTSRICGICPIAYIMGACQAMEAALGWRIPRPIGELRRLIYCGEWIQSHVLHTHMLHAPDFLGFQDSIELARSNRTLVENGLAAKKMGNRLMEVIGGRSVHPVNTRVGGFYRAPSAEEVRALVPELERCEALSVAALDTFSGFDFPDLEVDYLFVAMRHETDYPITEGRIVSSAGLDIGVENFSEHFEERQVPHSNAFQGATVDGQPYFVGPLARFNLNADRLPADILGLAERAGLVPGCRNPFKSLLARQVETIYAFREAARLAGAYAPPDPSFVDAPLRAGVGHGITEAPRGICYHRYEVAEDGAIVSAAIVPPTSQNQRQIELDLVSTVERFHELNDDDLQWRCEQAIRNYDPCISCATHFLKLDIERA
- a CDS encoding oxidoreductase gives rise to the protein MTKPSLAVWKFSSCDGCQLTLLDCEDELLDIAEAVDIAYFLEATRTTRPGPYDISLVEGSISTAHEVERIREIRRDSRILITIGACATAGGIQALRNTLNHDALRASVYPSPQFIDALETSTPIADHVEVDYELRGCPIDKHQLIEAITALTKGRKPSIPDYSQCAECKLAGTACVTVTKGIPCLGPVTQGGCGNLCPKIGRGCYGCFGPKEGANTAALAAELAKLGADRRTIRDLFGGFAAGAPAFASERRNHDG